A DNA window from Legionella sp. MW5194 contains the following coding sequences:
- a CDS encoding IS3 family transposase (programmed frameshift), producing MKRSKFTEEQILFGLKQAELGTSVSEVCRKLGISEATFYIWKKKYGGLGASELRKLRQLEDENKRLKQLVADLSLDKQMLQDVLFKKALKPRKKRALALALQDSYRISIRRSCDVLMLSRSVYQYRSCRGEDTAVRHRIREIAHTRVRYGYQRIHVLLRREGWVINHKKVHRIYCEEGLNLRRKRPRRHVAGAHREERLMASTLNECWSMDFVSDNLFNGRRIRALTIVDNFSRECMAIHVGPTIRGEEVVNVLEELRVLDNRLPKSIRIDNGPEFISKILDKWAYQNNVTLDFSRPGKPTDNAFIESFNGSFRDECLNSHWFLSLEDAKRKIEEWRQDYNDFRPHSSLNNLTPNQFRQKISDVNFF from the exons ATGAAAAGAAGCAAATTTACAGAAGAACAAATTCTGTTTGGGTTGAAGCAGGCGGAACTGGGAACGAGTGTTTCAGAGGTATGCCGAAAGCTGGGAATAAGCGAGGCGACATTTTACATATGGAAGAAAAAATATGGTGGGCTTGGTGCATCGGAACTCAGGAAACTTCGTCAGCTGGAAGATGAAAACAAGCGTCTTAAGCAGTTGGTTGCTGACCTAAGTCTTGATAAGCAGATGTTGCAGGATGTTCTGT TCAAAAAAGCTTTAAAGCCACGGAAAAAGCGAGCGTTGGCATTAGCCCTTCAGGACAGTTACCGGATAAGCATCCGCAGAAGTTGTGACGTTCTAATGTTAAGCCGTAGTGTATATCAGTACCGTTCATGTCGTGGCGAAGATACAGCAGTAAGACACCGTATACGTGAGATAGCCCACACACGGGTACGTTATGGTTATCAACGCATTCATGTTTTATTAAGGCGGGAAGGATGGGTTATTAATCACAAAAAAGTTCACCGCATTTATTGTGAGGAAGGTCTTAATCTTCGCAGAAAGCGTCCGCGCCGTCATGTTGCTGGTGCGCACAGAGAAGAACGATTAATGGCGTCCACTTTAAACGAATGCTGGAGCATGGACTTTGTTTCTGACAATCTGTTTAATGGGAGGAGAATACGGGCTTTAACTATAGTCGATAATTTTAGTCGGGAATGCATGGCTATTCATGTAGGGCCGACTATTCGGGGTGAGGAAGTTGTGAATGTTCTTGAGGAGCTCAGAGTCCTTGATAACAGGCTACCAAAAAGCATCCGGATTGATAATGGCCCTGAGTTTATTTCAAAGATATTAGACAAATGGGCTTATCAGAATAATGTAACTTTGGATTTCTCAAGGCCCGGAAAACCAACAGATAACGCGTTTATTGAGTCATTTAATGGCAGTTTTAGGGATGAATGCCTGAACAGCCACTGGTTTCTTTCTCTGGAAGATGCTAAAAGAAAAATTGAGGAATGGCGTCAAGATTACAACGATTTTCGGCCCCATTCCTCCCTGAACAATTTGACCCCAAATCAGTTTAGGCAGAAAATCTCGGATGTCAATTTTTTCTAG
- a CDS encoding pseudouridine-5'-phosphate glycosidase: MFHELRNVHSEVFSAIAHRQPVVVLESTIISHGMPYPDNLATAHLVEQLVREEGAIPATIALHQGKIHIGIDEEIMDRLAQANGVLKASRRDLAYVLSQKLTASTTVAATMYCAYLAGLPLFATGGIGGVHQEVQNSFDISADIIELSSTPMTVVCSGAKSILDLPKTLEMLETHGVAVVGYQTNEFPAFYSHSSGIPLVHRLDNPEDIADMMHYQRRLNIRNGIVVANPIPKHAEIPDSDITPIIEQAHREAQHIQGKAITPYLLQRISDLTAGRSLNANIELIKNNAILGAQIAIAYQNQFLTKKS, translated from the coding sequence ATGTTTCATGAGTTGCGGAATGTTCACAGTGAAGTATTTTCTGCCATTGCACATCGACAACCCGTCGTCGTCCTCGAATCCACCATCATTTCGCATGGCATGCCCTACCCCGATAATCTCGCTACCGCCCATCTGGTGGAGCAGCTCGTTCGTGAAGAGGGCGCCATTCCGGCGACTATCGCCCTGCATCAGGGAAAAATTCACATTGGCATCGATGAGGAAATCATGGACAGGCTGGCTCAGGCTAACGGTGTCTTGAAAGCATCACGCCGTGATTTAGCCTATGTGCTAAGCCAAAAACTCACCGCCAGTACGACTGTCGCTGCGACCATGTACTGCGCTTATTTAGCCGGCCTTCCCCTTTTCGCCACCGGCGGTATAGGCGGGGTTCATCAGGAAGTACAGAACAGTTTTGACATTTCTGCCGACATCATCGAATTGTCATCCACGCCGATGACCGTCGTCTGCTCAGGCGCTAAATCCATTCTTGATTTGCCGAAAACCCTGGAAATGCTGGAAACGCACGGCGTGGCCGTGGTCGGCTACCAGACCAACGAATTTCCTGCCTTCTACAGCCACTCCAGCGGCATTCCCCTGGTTCACCGCTTAGACAATCCGGAAGACATTGCCGACATGATGCATTACCAGCGCCGCTTAAATATCCGTAACGGCATTGTTGTCGCCAACCCCATTCCCAAACACGCTGAAATTCCTGATTCGGATATTACACCCATCATTGAGCAGGCGCATCGCGAAGCACAACACATTCAAGGAAAAGCAATTACCCCTTATCTGCTGCAGCGCATCAGTGATTTGACCGCCGGCCGAAGCCTGAATGCCAACATCGAATTGATAAAAAACAATGCAATTTTAGGCGCACAAATCGCCATTGCCTATCAAAATCAATTTTTAACGAAAAAATCATAA
- a CDS encoding oxidative damage protection protein yields the protein MPRHVFCSKLNQEAEGLDAPPFPGELGEKIYHHVSKQAWSMWLSHQTMLINEYRLSLIDPKAREFLTKEMSNYFFGDGSAKPAGFVPEE from the coding sequence ATGCCCAGACACGTTTTTTGTTCAAAATTAAATCAAGAGGCCGAAGGCCTGGATGCGCCTCCTTTCCCCGGCGAGCTCGGCGAAAAAATCTACCATCATGTGTCAAAACAAGCCTGGAGCATGTGGCTTTCTCATCAAACCATGCTCATTAATGAATACCGTTTAAGCCTGATTGACCCCAAGGCGCGCGAATTCCTCACCAAAGAAATGTCGAATTATTTTTTTGGCGACGGCTCTGCCAAACCGGCCGGATTTGTTCCTGAAGAGTAG
- a CDS encoding PilZ domain-containing protein, with translation MPVHERRQHFRIDDQIYFDYKILQPGGFFSDKSITDELLGQNGQRYVETTQYFQSLDYELSELTQEIALKDPTMAHYLNLINAKIDHLAHHLLIGEKIHLRKVNISLGGMAFKAKDRIKEKTRLKIVIYTKPKMVPIILDATVVYSQFLGESMYRTAVQFETLTNEQEQLLSQHIMLAQVRCRAD, from the coding sequence ATGCCTGTACATGAACGACGACAGCACTTTCGCATTGATGATCAGATTTATTTTGATTACAAAATCCTGCAGCCAGGCGGTTTTTTTTCAGATAAATCAATCACCGATGAGCTATTGGGGCAGAATGGCCAGCGTTACGTGGAAACGACCCAATATTTTCAAAGCCTTGACTACGAGTTGTCCGAGCTCACTCAGGAAATCGCTTTGAAAGACCCAACCATGGCCCATTACCTGAATCTTATCAACGCCAAAATAGACCATTTGGCACACCACCTGTTAATTGGTGAAAAAATACACTTGCGCAAGGTCAACATCAGCTTGGGCGGTATGGCGTTTAAAGCGAAAGATCGAATCAAGGAAAAAACCCGTTTAAAAATAGTGATTTATACCAAACCGAAAATGGTACCCATCATCCTGGATGCCACCGTGGTTTACAGCCAGTTTTTAGGTGAGAGCATGTACAGAACCGCCGTGCAATTTGAAACATTAACGAATGAGCAGGAGCAGTTGCTGTCTCAGCACATCATGCTGGCCCAGGTGCGATGCCGTGCGGATTAA
- a CDS encoding DUF5630 domain-containing protein, translating to MTDDNSPSIDDLLHEKAFEAVIALLSSWSASKLAEFCMKSPDLYDILKSNAFDEFWKERRQTISKYAFKAQHGVCDADLTVGHTLYLLAQREKAQGNLQRYQEYLSQALNCHSIHAAQSWVHEIVIAADKPDLNFIQTFAAILYSRESLAKRHGTPGYLLLANGYFHLLHALTQINREASPNEWKTQYEGSLFSLWKSLFLARQAEKQSTEAIHNAYYGCGLKNSNPFSLETIDAMLEKCDELHDYPALRERARHAAVLAGKPENALTLWASAQAKVEQPCKQDVFKSPKM from the coding sequence ATGACGGATGACAATTCCCCTTCCATTGATGATTTGCTGCACGAGAAAGCGTTTGAGGCAGTAATTGCCCTGCTATCGTCGTGGAGCGCCAGCAAACTGGCAGAGTTTTGCATGAAATCGCCTGATCTTTATGACATTCTGAAATCGAATGCGTTTGATGAGTTTTGGAAAGAGCGACGCCAGACAATCAGTAAATATGCCTTTAAAGCTCAGCATGGGGTCTGTGATGCCGATTTGACGGTGGGGCATACGCTTTATCTGCTGGCTCAACGTGAGAAAGCGCAAGGAAATCTGCAGCGTTATCAGGAGTATTTGAGTCAGGCGTTAAATTGTCACTCCATTCATGCCGCTCAAAGCTGGGTTCATGAAATTGTTATCGCCGCCGATAAGCCAGACCTGAATTTTATACAGACATTTGCCGCCATACTCTACAGCCGGGAAAGTCTGGCGAAGCGGCATGGGACCCCCGGTTATCTGTTGTTGGCCAATGGTTATTTTCATTTGCTGCACGCCCTGACCCAAATCAACAGGGAAGCGTCCCCCAATGAATGGAAAACGCAATACGAAGGCAGTCTCTTTTCATTATGGAAGTCGCTTTTCCTGGCAAGGCAGGCTGAAAAGCAATCAACCGAGGCCATTCATAATGCCTATTATGGTTGTGGCCTTAAGAACAGTAATCCCTTTTCCCTGGAAACGATTGATGCCATGCTGGAAAAATGCGATGAATTGCATGATTATCCAGCATTGCGTGAGCGGGCCAGGCATGCCGCGGTGCTCGCCGGCAAGCCGGAAAACGCATTGACTCTTTGGGCGTCTGCTCAGGCCAAGGTTGAGCAACCGTGCAAGCAGGATGTTTTTAAATCCCCCAAAATGTAG